The nucleotide window AAATGCAGACGAGCGGAATACTGTCGAGCATGGCATCGGTCAGTGCGGTGACCATGTTGGTCGCGCCAGGGCCGGACGTGACCAGCGCAACACCTGGTTTGCCGGTGGAGCGGGCATATCCTTCGGCCGCGTGGCCGGCGCCCTGCTCGTGGCGCACAAGAATGTGCTCAAGGCCTTCCTGCTGAACGATCTCGTCATAGATGGGAAGCACTGCACCGCCCGGGTAGCCGAAGATCGTGTCAACTCCCTGGTCTTTCAGCGCCTGTATGACCATTTCGGCGCCGGTCATTTCCCGTGTCATTCGTTCTCGTCCTCAATTCAAGCACCTGAAACAGTCAGGTTTTGGCTCGTCAGTTCTTGTTGTTTCCTCATCCGCATGCAGCGTCAAAGGTCCGGTTGGGTCTTTTTGGAAGCGCTGTCAGGAGGGGGGTACAAAAAAAGGCCCCTTGGGGAGCCTTGGTCGCGCGCCATCCTGTCCGTCCGGGATTATCCCGCCGCGGAGGCGCGCTTTCCTACCACTACTAGAATGAGCGACATCATCATGTCGTCCCGGTCCTTTGATGCTTGCGGGCGTTTGAGGCCCGGTTTTGGACAGTGTGGCACATTTTCGTACCGCCTTGATCAATCGGCCTCTTTCAGCCTCTGGATCCATGACACAAGCCAGGCTGTCCGCCCGGTCTTGATGCGCTGCACCCTAGTGAGGCGGATTTGGCGGGTCAAGCCCCAATTTCGATTATTGCGCTAAAGATCGCAGATGTTTTTGAATGTTACGGCAAGCATCCGATCAGATTGCAATCTTTGCTCAAAGCACCCCGGAGCTTGATCCTGTCGTATCTCTGTCGTCCGTTCTTCAAAAAAGTGTCCCAAATTCCATTGCTTTGATGCAGCACGCCCTATATACAGCGCATCTCCTTGCGAACCGCATATGTGCGGTGAACGCGACGATGGGTGTGTAGCTCAGTTGGTAGAGCAGCTGACTCTTAATCAGCGGGTCTGGGGTTCGAGCCCCCACTCACCCACCAAGTCTTTCTTTTTGAAATAGAAGTGCTTTTCACGAGAATGCGCAATTTGTGCGCCGTGAACAAGGCGGGAATATGTGGATGCGTGTGAATTCGCACGATTCCTCATATTCTGTCTGATTTTTAGCTCCAAAAGCAAGGCGCTCAGTGTAAAGCGCATCTAAAGTGATTTGCCAATACCGCCAAAGATTGATCGCGAGTTGATTTGGGATCCTTTGTTTCGTGTAAATTGAAATTTCACTTTGCTAATGAGGAGCCTAGACGCAGATAACGCCCAAAAATATTGCACGTCAAAAGATCGGATGTTTTCGCCATGAGATTGGCATTGTTACTTTCTTCCTTGTTTTTTTCATCGGCTGCAATGGCGATAATGGATCCGGGGCCGCCGCCCTGGAATTGCAGCCCTCGCGCCGTTTGTAATGGCGACAATGTGTGTTTGACGGTCTTCGGCCCCCCAATGGATTTTGTCCTCCATAAAGTCGAGTTCGAAGAGAACAGTTTCGTTTTAGAGGGAATGCATGGTGATGAACGATTGGCGGCGATCTTTTCGTCAATCGAAGATGCTCAGTTCTTTGTCGAGACCAACCATTCGGACAATCGCTCCCCGATCATCCTCATTCCAGATGATACGGTTTCGGACGCCCACGGCTTTTACGTCTATTCCATAGGGTCTCGCGGTTCTGGTGAGCGTTTCGTCAGCGAGGAAAAGCTCCGTGTTGTCTGTAGCAGGATGCCGAAGAGATGAAACTGCCGCGTTTTTATGCAATTTGAGAAAGCGCAACTTAACAACGGAACCGATCTCGGTCCCGATCGAATAACTTCTTATAGAGAACGGTCCTTAGTTCAGAACAGCTGCAAAAAGTTTATTGGTGGTGTTTATGGGCCGATGGCCGATGCTGGCATGTTGACGCAGCCGCTTGATCCAGCTTCTGAGGTCAAGTCCTTTATGACGGCAAGTGGCATGGATCAGAAAGCCGCAACGGAAGCGCTCACCAACACGGAGGCGTTTGCAACTGGACTCGGCAATTAGCTTAAAGGCGTGCCGGAAAGCATGAAAGCTGATGTCCAGGCACTGCTGGTTTCCTTGACAGATACGGCGGCCGGGTATTTTCTGCTCCAAGGCCTTTCCGGTCGGCTGAACGAAAACGGGATCCGTGTCAGCGGCGAGGGCGGCAGTCAGGGGCAACTGACAGATGACGATGTCAAAAAACTGCATGCGGATCCTCGCATCGATCCGCGCAATCGCAGTCATCCCGATCCTGACAAACGCTATGATCCGGAGTTGCGCAAACGGTACGATGAAGCCTGCAATCGGAAGAAGTAGTACGCTTTCGATTGCTTCAAAAACTGCTATTTGACTGGATCTCTACCAGAAATTACATTTTTATAGTTATGACAGCAAAGTTCAACCGCACATGTGCATTCGAACATTTAATGGTTTTATATATTCAGTGCAATTTTACTGAGTTGCAATTGAGCGCTTTAACTGATCACGGGAGGCAGTAATGATCTCAGTTCAAAAGCTCGTCGACCAAATTCTTTTCTTTATGTTTTTTGTGGTATTTTTCGGGTTCGTCTATCTTGTTTACTACTACCAAGAGTTTGGTGTTCGAGTTGTTGATATTAGCTTTGATGCAAATCACATTGCCTATCGAGGAATTTCCTTACTTGGTAAAGAATTATCTTTCTTTCTTATTTATATGATTGCTGTTATTCTTATTCTTTTACTTAGAATAAATTTTATACTGAAGATACGTCGCCTAAGTATTAATCGCGATTATTTAGTGGTTCCTGCTATGTTGATTGTCTTTTTTGTTGGATGGATCGAGGCCATTGATCGTGCTGTGAAAGATGCGTCGTCAGATATGTATTTGGAATCAACGAGCTTGCAAGAAATACTGGTTTTTCATTCCGCTGATGCTGATAAGTCGAAGTTTTTCCAAAGTCTGAAAGACAGAGGCAGGAAAATACTAATATTGCGGCAACATCAAAGTAAATTGGTGTTATTTGTTGCTCCAAGCATCAAAGCAAAGAGACCCAAAATACCCTTGTACCATGTAGGGTTGTCATCAGGCGACTACTATAGTCATAATAGTCCCATTGAGAGGCTTCGGTAAATGGGGTTTTGCTGTGCGTTTCCTAATTGTGATTATATTCGTTGTCTTTAGTAGTGTGACGTCGTTGGCTGACTTCATCAAAATCGACGACGAAGGTGCGTTCGCAGGTAGAGCAGTAAGCGTCGATTCTCGTGGGTATTCATTTGATATTGAATGCTCAGGTCGGATTATTAAACGGAAATGGCAGGTAGGAGATACGATAGTTTTTGGAAACAACTGCGACTTTCCGGACATTGACGGTACCGGAGGAGACGGTTGTATTGATCCATATTTTGTGCCGACTACTCTAAACAACATTTGGCGCATTGTGGAGCATGATGAAAATGGTGGTTATAAGTATGAGGAAGTAGCAGTATCTATAAAGAAGATAACCAAAAATTACCTACATTATAGACCCTATCAATACAGTGGTTATATTACTGCTCCATTGAGTATGACTTCTATTACTCACACGCCTCAAGAACACTGCATTAGCGAAAAATAGTTCATTGCAGTCATTTGATTTTTTCCAAATTAGTTCAATTGCGACGGTAGTTTTGTAGGTTGACTTTAGCCGCCCGCGCTTAGGCTCTTCTTTGCCAAGGGCGGACCTGCAAGCGGCGTGGCCTTCTCCGATGATCGGACCTACGCGCGTAAGTGGCCTCTCCAGCCCCGGTGTTTTTCAGTTCAATCAACATCGAGGTAATCGCGATGAGTGCGCAGGCACCTGAATGATTCCGGACCCAATATCCAAGCCGGGCCATGCATATCTACCAGGAGCGGGGCAACCGTCTCCGGCCGACTGTTTCACCTGCCGTCAGGTTTAAGGGCTCCAGCAAGGCGATCTTCTATCTTGCCGGCAAAATGAAAGCCGAAAAGAAGGATCGCAACCAGCAGAACACGCCTTCCGGTTCCGCCCGGAAAAAGTTCGAAGTCGACATGTACACCTGGACCGCCTTCGACGAAGTCGAAGAGTGGGATCTGGATCGCATGTCGATCGACGAACGCGAGATCGTTTATGAGACCGGTGCTTTGGCACTCGGCCGTGCGACCGATATCGAAATCTATCAAGTCATGGCGGCAAAACACACGAGTGCTGCAGCCGGTCTGGACTTTTCGGCCGGAGCTTTCAATGCAGCCAATGCGCTGACGCTCTGTTCCGTTCTTCAGCAAGATAAAGTTCCCTGGGACGGCAACGTTTACTGCGGTCTGCCATCGCTGCAATGGAACCAGTTGCTTGGAAACAAGGTGGTCAACAGTGCCTATCATGTCGGCAGCGACATCCCTTTTGTGAAGGCAACCGATACGCGGTTCTGGAACGGCGTCAATTGGTTCTTGTTTGAAGAGGAGGAGGCGCAGGATCTCTAGGCGCGCAAATGGACCGAGAGCGCAAAAAAGATCGTGACTCATAAGGAGCGGATACGAGGCCAATAGATGAAGCTGAGGTCATTGTCAGCTTCATCCTGAAGTACTGCTTTTTGGTTATTCACATCTGAAAGAAGCGGTTGGAAAAGACAGACCGTGTTCCACGGATAGTGTCTATAAGCACAGCGTCTTTACCGTACTTTTGGCACTCTGCCTGTCCCAACTCAGCCATTTTTCTAGGAAAATTCGGATCGTATTGGATCAAAACATTTTTGGGATTCGAAGAAACGACCGTTTGGCACGCAGTCAGTAGACTAATCAAAAGTAAGGCGGTGCTGTCTTTTACAAACCGCATTATATTCCCCCATGTGCATGGCTAAGTTTTGAATGGCAAATTCAGTCGCTGTGCGCGTAAAGTGATTCACCGTATGGTTGCTTTGAGGTGGTAGGTGCACAGTCGGGACATTGATCCTGCAAATTGAAAATTTAACGCACACACCGGACACGACATTTGCTGAACACAATCAAGTTCGGCGGGGTTGGCTGTGTCTAATTAGGAGCCGAACATTATGGACGATGAAGAAGCGCGGAGACGCTGGGATCATGAACAAAAGCGCTCGGTTGCTGAAAAGTTTTTCGACGACGAAAAAGAATATCGTTTAGCGACGGCAAAGGCGGCGACAGACTCAGGTGTTCATGCCTTAAAAGCTGGGTGCTCATTAACGGTGCTGCTGCCGTAACAATGCTAGCCTTCATGGGTAGACTAGTATCAGTAGACGACAAGGTAATGAGCGTTGCTCTAGAAAAGTTTTCTTCTCCGCTAATGTGGTTTGCTTGGGGCGTCGCAATGAGTGCGCTTGGTATTGGAATGGCTTACTTCGCAAATTATTGTGTTGCGACAAGCTCAGCAATGAAGAGCCTTCAATACGAGCACCCTTACGTAAAAGAAACTATCTCTTCTGTGTCTTGGTGGCGTGCAGCGATAGTTTTTCAGATCCTTGCAATCGTGTCGGGATTGTCTGCTTGGGTCCTATTTTTGGTCGGCGTTTACGCAGTGAAGGCTGCTGTAGTGGGTGTTAGCTAATTGCACGGCGTACAGACCAGAAACAAACGTGACTCATAAGGAGCCGACGTAGTGATAACGAGGTCCTCGTCGAGACAAGTCCGCCGAAACCCCAAAGATATCGTGCTAACCAAAGAAGTCACTTTGCAAGAAATTGCAGATTGGCTTCTGAAGATTTTTGGTCCCTTGTCGGAGCATATTTCGAGTGATGTTCGCGATCTCGATATGTTGAAAGAAAAACTATCGCCGGTTTACAGTGAAATGAAGGATGGTGACCAAGTGTGGCTGTGTTGTAGTCAGGTGCGCGGTCCGCTTACGGGACATGAAGGTGTTGCGCTTGTCCGAAATGGACAGCCAGTAATTTACAAAAAAATCATTCAGTATTAGCGAGCGGTAATCTGAGAGCATGGAAATTATTCTCCCAGCCATTTTCCTCGTTTTATTTCTTTTGATTGTTTCGGGATTGACCAAGTTGCTTCGTGTTGGCTCTTTGAAAAGCCCGATGAAGGAACTGGCTTCGTTTGCAGCGTTCGTTGCCGCCATATTGGTGCTGGCTGGCTGCATTTTCTCTGTTTATTGGCTTCTTACAATTTGGGCGTCATAGACTTTGAAATTTTGGTGAAATCAAAGGAGCCGAGTATACGATGGAAAGTTTAGTGTATCTTCTTCTGTTCGGCCCATATTTGTTTTTTGCTATTGGTTTTGTAAATGGAATATTTGCTCGTCGTCAAAAATCTGGTTCGGGTTCAAAAGTGGTCGCGATGTTTAGCGTTCCTATTTCTCTCCTAGCAATTCTGTTTCTGAGTTTTTCTCTCATTCCGGGAAAAAGCGGTCCGAACATGCTGGGTCTTTCATATATTTTTGCGGCTCCGGTGTTTTTGTTGTTGTCCCCCTTGATCGTTCACGCTGGCTGGTTCATTGGCAAAAGTATGCGACTAAACATCTCTTAAAATGAACAGCCAGTCGCCGAGTTACAAAACTAATTGAGAATTCTAAGGAGCGGACACCGTGTTCGACAAGCACACCCTTCTTAAGGGTTGGCACGATCAAACACAGAGTGAACTGGCTTTCGCCCGCTCCATGCGAGACCAGTGGCAGCGCGAGGTTGATCGGCTCGAAGGCAAGATGCCGTCGCTCTGCCTCCGCGCGGACCCGTCAGTTCCAGAGAACGAATTTCGTGCCGTTCATCCTGACGGGCGCGTCGAGCGTTTCGTTATTGTGGATGACAACTGAGGAGCCACCAAACTGCTCAAGGGTACAGGCGGACTTGATCGTATTTTCCGTCTTTGCCGTACTGCAGATACGATCGAACCTTCATGTTCCCGTCATTTCTGTTTGGAAAAGAGAGCCAGCATTGCGGCGCAGTCTGCGTCGCTTGGGTTTTCGGACATCACGGCTGCGCGCGCTGCTTCCTTGCTGACGGCCTGACCTGAGCTTTTTCCCAATTCGATATAGAGCGCGACCAGCTTTTCGCAGGTTAGTTTGGTGTCTGTTTCGCTGGCTACTGAAACCGCGGCGGACAGTGACAGGGTCAGTGCTGCAAGGCACAGCATCTTCATGGTCGTGTTTCCTTGAATGAAATGGATGCTTGCAAGACGTCAGTTCGATTTCGGGCCACAGGAAAGATCACCTGTCTGATAGATCTGAACTTCGCTCACGGTGTCTGCGGGCAGGCGCACAACGAAAGTGCCTCGTTCAGAATCGATCAGCATTTCGCCGGAGCCTTCGACAGAACACACTTGCCGCGCGTTGCCGGCGTCTTCTTCGCACCGAATTTTGCCGTCAGTCGCACGCACCACGATGTCTTTGTATTCCATCAGCATGATCGCCTGTTCCAGGCGTTCATAGTAAAGACTGACGTCGGAAATGATTTCGCATTCAGCTGCTTCAGCAGATGACGCTGGCAGAAGCACAAAGGCAAAAGCCCCGAAAATACCGGATAATATGCCGGGCTGGAGGGCTTTGCGAATTGGGGAAAACACTTTTGTGTTTAAATGAAGCTCGACTTTTGAGCGGTTCTTGACTTGTGTGATCACAGAAAATCCTTCTCTCTGCATCGACACTAACGCGGCGTAAAAAACGCTCAAGCTATGGATTTCATTAGCTGAGCGCCTAAAACAGTCATTTAGTCCGGGAGAAGATCGACAAGAAATGAAGAAACTGGAGCAGTTTGCCGACCAAGTCTTGTCGGCCGAT belongs to Roseibium porphyridii and includes:
- a CDS encoding phage capsid protein, encoding MHIYQERGNRLRPTVSPAVRFKGSSKAIFYLAGKMKAEKKDRNQQNTPSGSARKKFEVDMYTWTAFDEVEEWDLDRMSIDEREIVYETGALALGRATDIEIYQVMAAKHTSAAAGLDFSAGAFNAANALTLCSVLQQDKVPWDGNVYCGLPSLQWNQLLGNKVVNSAYHVGSDIPFVKATDTRFWNGVNWFLFEEEEAQDL